The segment AATGCGTCGGGTCTTGGACGACGATCATCTTCGGCAGCACTTCGGCGAAGACGAGCATGACGGCGGTCATGGCGGCGGTTGCCACGAGCACCGGTTTCCAGATGCCGTATTGGATCGCGGCCCAAGTCGCGAGCGAATCGGACGCGAGCAAGATGATCGTGTTGCCGACGAGGATCGTCGTCAGAAAGTCGTTGCGGTGGGTGACGAGTCGCTCGAGGTTTTTCGCGTCCTCGCCCTGCCGGTGCTGCAGCAGTCGAAGTCTGGAAAGCGCGAGCAACGCGCCTTCGGATGCCGCGAAGCACGCTGCGAGCAGGACCAGGATGGCGACGACGACCAGCGCGGTCGTACGAGGGTCCGAGATCATCGTCAAAAATCGACCGGCGTTTCGCCGGTCTGACTACTGCCCGACGAATCGCTCAACGTACGTGCCCGAGGGTCATATGCACAACCGTTTCGACAGCTGGCGCTCACCGCCCCGCCAGTCTCAAGAGCACGGCGCCGCCGTACAGATAGATTCCCGCGGCGACCGCCATCAAACTCGCGATGAGCACCGCGCCGGCGCCCGCGTGTTTCGCCGCACGGGCCAGCGGATGATCGTCCGGCTGGACGAGATCGACGATATGCTCGAGGCTCGTGTTGAACAATTCCGCGGCGAGCACGAGACCTATCGCGGCGCAGAGCACGAGCCAGTGGATCGCGTCGAAACGGAGCAGCGCAGCGAGCCCGATCGCCACGACGGCGAGCCCGAGCTGCCTTCGAAAATTCGGCTGGTCGACAAACGCTTGCCGGATCCCGTCGATCGCATCGGCGAACGCGTTCGCGAAGCTCCGTTTAGCGATGATCGTCCTCCGCTGTGAGATCTCGCATTAGCCGGCGCGTCAGACCGTGCATGCGCGCCGCCTCGCGGCGCTCGTGATGGTCGTATCCGCACAGATGGAGCGTGCCGTGCACGATCAGACGCTGCATCTCTTCGATGAGCGGCGCGCCGTACGCGCGCGCTTGACGCCGCGCGGTCTCCACCGACACGACGACGTCGCCAAAAGGCTCGCCCGCGCTGAGTCCGTCGTCGACGTCGAACGACAACACATCGGTCGCGCTATCTTTGGCGCGATATCGCTTGTTCAAGCGCCGGATCTCTTTGTCACCGGTCAATATGACGGCGACCTCTCCGACGATATGCGGTGCCGCCTTCCTCAGCGTCGCGATCACCGCGGCCTTGAGCGGCTTGACGTCGATCCGCCATCTTGCCGCACCGCGCACCGCAGCAGTTGGCGTCGTCTTCGCCTTGGCGCGAGGGGAGTCGCCTTCGCGGGCACGCGGCGATTCGGGAAATACTTGCCTTCCGCCGCTGTCTTCGGCCGCTTTCGCGGCCTCAGAACGCCCGCTTAAGGCGACCCCCTCGCGCCACGGCATTTCAGCGATCCGCAAGCGAGTATGCCGCGATGATCGCGCGGATGAGCGGATGGCGTACGACATCTGCCTCGGTCAGTTCGACGATCGCGATGTCCTTGACGTCTAAGAATAGTTTCGCCGCGTGGACGAGACCGGAATCGTTTCGACGCACTAAGTCTATCTGCGTCACGTCACCGCAGACGACCATGCGCGAGTTGGCGCCGATGCGAGTGAGGAACATCTTCATCTGGTCGCGCGACGCGTTCTGGGCTTCGTCCAGGACGACGAAAGCATCGGCGAGCGTGCGGCCGCGCATATACGCGAGTGGGGCGACTTCGATCTGGCCACGCTCCACCGCCCTTTCGATCGCATTCGGCTCCATGATCTCGCCCAGCGCATCGAACAGCGGACGCAAGTAGGGATCGACTTTGGCTTGGAAATCGCCCGGCAGAAAGCCGAGGTTCTCGCCCGCCTCGACGGCCGGACGCGACAGCACGATTCGCTGGACTTCGCCGGCACGCAGGGCGGCAAGCGCCATGATCACGGCGAGAAACGTCTTGCCCGTGCCAGCGGGACCGACGGCAAACGTCAGCGTGTGCGAAGTGACGGCATCGACGAATGCGCGCTGGCCGTTTGTACGCGGTCGGACCGCGCGACCGCGCCGCGTCGTCGCGAGCACGCTTCCGGTCGAGATAAATCTCGACCGCTCCCCATCTTTATCGCGCGGATCGTCGGGCGTTTGAGCGTCGTTTGTCGACATTGTTGTGACGTCGTCAGCGGTCAAGAATTCGCCCGCGTCGGCCGCGTCGATCAAACGACGCAAGATGCTCGATGCTTTGTCCGTCGCATCGCGCGCGCCCGCGATCACCAGCTCATCGCCCTCGACGTGGATCGCCGCGTTGGTCGCTCGCTCGA is part of the Candidatus Eremiobacteraceae bacterium genome and harbors:
- a CDS encoding diacylglycerol kinase family protein, translated to MSQRRTIIAKRSFANAFADAIDGIRQAFVDQPNFRRQLGLAVVAIGLAALLRFDAIHWLVLCAAIGLVLAAELFNTSLEHIVDLVQPDDHPLARAAKHAGAGAVLIASLMAVAAGIYLYGGAVLLRLAGR
- the ybeY gene encoding rRNA maturation RNase YbeY; protein product: MRIAEMPWREGVALSGRSEAAKAAEDSGGRQVFPESPRAREGDSPRAKAKTTPTAAVRGAARWRIDVKPLKAAVIATLRKAAPHIVGEVAVILTGDKEIRRLNKRYRAKDSATDVLSFDVDDGLSAGEPFGDVVVSVETARRQARAYGAPLIEEMQRLIVHGTLHLCGYDHHERREAARMHGLTRRLMRDLTAEDDHR
- a CDS encoding PhoH family protein, producing MTQTRVSIADLDDRIRLFGEFDGVLHAVERATNAAIHVEGDELVIAGARDATDKASSILRRLIDAADAGEFLTADDVTTMSTNDAQTPDDPRDKDGERSRFISTGSVLATTRRGRAVRPRTNGQRAFVDAVTSHTLTFAVGPAGTGKTFLAVIMALAALRAGEVQRIVLSRPAVEAGENLGFLPGDFQAKVDPYLRPLFDALGEIMEPNAIERAVERGQIEVAPLAYMRGRTLADAFVVLDEAQNASRDQMKMFLTRIGANSRMVVCGDVTQIDLVRRNDSGLVHAAKLFLDVKDIAIVELTEADVVRHPLIRAIIAAYSLADR